From Nycticebus coucang isolate mNycCou1 chromosome 6, mNycCou1.pri, whole genome shotgun sequence, the proteins below share one genomic window:
- the LOC128587221 gene encoding olfactory receptor 6S1 produces the protein MASDGNQSIGATEFILAGFPNLNSTTMELFSVFLLIYLLTLTGNVLIVGVVRADTRLQIPMYFFLGNLSCLEILLTSVIIPKMLSNFLSRQHTISFAACITQFYFYFFLGASEFLLLAVMSMDRYLAICQPLRYPLLMSGPVCFRVALACWVGGLLPVLGPTVAVALLPFCRQGAVVQHFFCDSGPLLRLACTNTKKLEETDFVLASLVIVSSLMITAVSYGQIVRAVLRIPSASGRQKAFSTCTSHLMVVTLFYGSAMFLYVRPSQSGSVDTNWAVTVITTFVTPLLNPFIYALRNKQVKEALKDMFRKVVGDFLGHLFLDKSLNRKTVR, from the coding sequence ATGGCTTCTGATGGGAACCAGAGTATTGGTGCAACAGAGTTCATCCTGGCAGGGTTCCCAAATCTCAACAGCACAACAATGGAACTGTTTTCTGTGTTCCTCCTTATCTATCTACTGACTCTGACAGGCAACGTGTTGATTGTGGGGGTGGTAAGAGCTGATACTCGCCTGCAGATCCCCATGTACTTCTTTCTGGGTAACCTGTCCTGCCTAGAGATTCTGCTCACTTCCGTCATCATCCCTAAGATGCTAAGCAATTTTCTCTCAAGGCAACACACTATTTCCTTTGCTGCATGTATCACCCAGTtctatttctacttctttcttgGGGCTTCTGAGTTCCTGCTGTTGGCTGTCATGTCCATGGATCGCTACCTGGCCATCTGTCAGCCCCTGCGCTACCCGTTGCTCATGAGTGGGCCTGTGTGCTTTCGCGTCGCCTTGGCCTGCTGGGTGGGGGGACTCCTCCCTGTGCTTGGTCCCACAGTGGCTGTGGCCTTGCTTCCTTTCTGCAGGCAGGGTGCTGTGGTGCAGCACTTCTTCTGTGACAGTGGCCCACTGCTCCGCCTGGCATGCACTAATACTAAGAAGCTGGAGGAGACTGACTTTGTCCTGGCCTCTCTTGTCATTGTATCCTCACTGATGATCACGGCGGTATCTTACGGCCAGATAGTCCGGGCTGTCCTGCGCATCCCCTCTGCTTCAGGCCGTCAGAAGGCCTTCTCTACCTGTACTTCCCACTTGATGGTGGTGACCCTCTTCTATGGAAGTGCCATGTTTCTCTATGTGCGGCCATCACAGAGTGGCTCAGTGGATACTAACTGGGCAGTGACGGTGATAACCACGTTCGTGACGCCACTGCTGAATCCATTCATCTATGCCTTGCGCAATAAGCAGGTCAAGGAAGCTTTGAAGGACATGTTTAGGAAAGTGGTAGGAGATTTTTTAGGGCATCTTTTCCTTGATAAGAGTCTTAATAGGAAAACAGTAAGGTGA